The Streptomyces sp. Mut1 genome window below encodes:
- the bfr gene encoding bacterioferritin, translating into MQGDPEVIEFLNEQLTAELTAINQYFLHAKMQDNFGWTKLAKYTRSESFDEMKHAEILTDRILFLDGLPNYQRLFHVRVGQTVTEMFQADRQVEVEAIDRLKRGIELMRAKGDITSANIFESILADEEHHIDYLDTQLDLVEKLGEPLYIAQLIEQPDS; encoded by the coding sequence ATGCAGGGCGACCCCGAGGTCATCGAGTTCCTCAACGAACAGCTGACCGCCGAATTGACTGCCATCAATCAGTACTTCCTGCACGCGAAGATGCAGGACAACTTCGGCTGGACGAAGCTCGCGAAATACACGCGCTCGGAGTCCTTCGACGAGATGAAGCACGCCGAGATCCTGACCGACCGCATTCTCTTTCTCGACGGCCTGCCGAACTATCAGCGGCTCTTCCACGTGCGCGTGGGCCAGACGGTCACCGAGATGTTCCAGGCGGACCGGCAGGTGGAGGTGGAGGCGATCGACCGCCTCAAGCGCGGTATCGAGCTGATGCGCGCCAAGGGCGACATCACGTCGGCGAACATCTTCGAGTCGATCCTCGCGGACGAGGAGCACCACATCGACTATCTCGACACGCAGCTGGACCTGGTCGAGAAGCTCGGTGAGCCGCTGTACATCGCCCAGCTGATCGAGCAGCCGGACAGCTGA
- a CDS encoding (2Fe-2S)-binding protein, protein MNRVYVCSCFGVTEQQVKDHAAAGACTPRQIASACKAGTDCGGCVRTIQAMLGRGACPRRELLDRKQTPATAAVPAPLPEPASGLPEAA, encoded by the coding sequence GTGAACCGCGTGTACGTCTGCTCGTGCTTCGGCGTTACGGAGCAGCAGGTCAAGGACCATGCGGCAGCCGGCGCCTGCACACCCCGCCAGATCGCCTCCGCCTGCAAGGCGGGCACGGACTGCGGCGGCTGCGTGCGCACGATTCAGGCGATGCTCGGCCGCGGCGCCTGCCCGCGCCGCGAACTGCTCGACCGGAAGCAGACGCCTGCCACCGCCGCCGTTCCCGCGCCCCTCCCCGAACCGGCTTCCGGGCTTCCCGAAGCGGCCTGA
- a CDS encoding class II 3-deoxy-7-phosphoheptulonate synthase translates to MNANTSVAGGNTWRDLPAAQQPEYPDSEALRDVLADLASYPPLVFAGECDQLRARMGAVAKGEAFLLQGGDCAEAFDAVSAEHIRAKLKTLLQMSAVLTYAASVPVVKVGRIAGQYSKPRSKPTETRDGVTLPTYRGDSVNGFAFTEAERVPDPDRLKRMYHASASTLNLVRAFTTGGYADLRQVHAWNQDFVKSSPSGQRYEALAREIDNALNFMKACGTDPAEFKAVEFYASHEALLLDYETALTRTDSRTERLYDTSGHMVWIGERTRQMDGAHIEFASKIRNPIGIKLGPTTTVDEALGYVERLDPDREPGRLTFIVRMGADKVRDKLPELVEKVTASGATVAWVTDPMHGNTFEAASGHKTRRFDDVLDEVKGFFEVHKGLGTHPGGIHVELTGDDVTECVGGGHEIFVDDLHQRYETACDPRLNRSQSLDLAFLVAEMYRDQ, encoded by the coding sequence GTGAACGCCAATACCTCCGTCGCCGGTGGCAACACCTGGCGAGACCTTCCCGCGGCGCAGCAGCCCGAGTACCCCGACTCCGAGGCCCTGCGCGATGTACTCGCGGACCTCGCGTCGTATCCGCCGCTCGTCTTCGCCGGTGAGTGCGACCAGCTGCGTGCCCGTATGGGAGCCGTCGCCAAGGGCGAGGCGTTCCTGTTGCAGGGCGGCGACTGCGCCGAGGCCTTCGACGCCGTGTCGGCCGAGCACATCCGGGCGAAGCTGAAGACGCTGCTCCAGATGAGCGCCGTCCTGACCTACGCGGCCTCCGTGCCCGTCGTCAAGGTCGGCCGGATCGCCGGCCAGTACTCCAAGCCGCGCTCCAAGCCGACCGAGACCCGCGACGGCGTGACGCTGCCGACCTACCGCGGCGACTCCGTCAACGGCTTCGCCTTCACCGAGGCCGAGCGGGTCCCCGACCCGGACCGGCTGAAGCGGATGTACCACGCCTCCGCCTCCACGCTGAACCTCGTCCGCGCCTTCACCACCGGCGGTTACGCGGACCTGCGCCAGGTGCACGCCTGGAACCAGGACTTCGTGAAGTCCTCGCCCTCCGGCCAGCGCTACGAGGCCCTGGCCCGCGAGATCGACAACGCGCTGAACTTCATGAAGGCGTGCGGCACCGACCCGGCCGAGTTCAAGGCCGTCGAGTTCTACGCCTCGCACGAGGCGCTGCTGCTGGACTACGAGACGGCGCTGACCCGCACCGACTCGCGTACCGAACGGCTGTACGACACCTCGGGCCACATGGTGTGGATCGGTGAGCGCACCCGCCAGATGGACGGGGCGCACATCGAGTTCGCCTCGAAGATCCGCAACCCCATCGGCATCAAGCTCGGCCCGACGACCACCGTCGACGAGGCCCTCGGCTACGTCGAGCGCCTCGACCCCGACCGCGAGCCCGGCCGGCTGACCTTCATCGTCCGGATGGGCGCCGACAAGGTCCGCGACAAGCTGCCGGAGCTGGTCGAGAAGGTCACCGCGTCCGGTGCCACCGTGGCCTGGGTGACCGACCCGATGCACGGCAACACCTTCGAGGCGGCCTCCGGCCACAAGACGCGCCGCTTCGACGACGTCCTGGACGAGGTCAAGGGCTTCTTCGAGGTGCACAAGGGCCTCGGCACGCACCCGGGCGGCATCCACGTCGAGCTGACCGGCGACGACGTCACCGAGTGCGTCGGTGGCGGCCACGAGATCTTCGTGGACGACCTCCACCAGCGCTACGAGACGGCGTGCGACCCCCGGCTCAACCGCAGCCAGTCGCTCGACCTGGCGTTCCTGGTCGCCGAGATGTACCGCGACCAGTGA
- a CDS encoding N-acetylmuramoyl-L-alanine amidase has translation MKRNHRRDLRKKRLLFAAGAAVVATATISTLAIASQDPGSTDAKPASPSAVLQAQFENAAREFDVPQSVLMAVSYRQTLWESHDGEPSTSGAYNVMGLTRVTAQDVVQPDSEERVAHFNASDSPEVERKYDAAKAVSTLPKEAVDTSDPRLHTLDKAAGLIGTGIDAVRDSTEQSIRAGAALLAEYQRDATGSLPDDPGGWYAAVARYSQSPDKKGADLFAERVFESIRTGEQQVTSDGQQVVLAADPSVEPVEPSKLSLAAAPASPAAAAAVTPECPSGLNCNFIPAEDPKNGARNYSLANRANGGFDIRQIVIHDTEGGYQGSLDTFRNSASGASAHYLIRASDGLVTQLVENKNLAWHAGNWSMNMHSIGVEHEGYAIKSGSWYTEPQYESSAALVKFLAGKYGVPLDREHIVGHDEVPGSLDGDVGGMHWDAGPFWDWNHYMALMGAPTGAEGAGGPVKAGQVVRVVPPFTTANQPELTYGGANVAKQPANFGYLYTSPSTSGAKIVDPYMPNVKATDGPNWGNKVVAGGEYVVAEAKADWTAIWYGGQKAWFSNPGGQFTARVGGQAPAVIKLKDGATARLYGRTFPEAAAYEGTGADAPTDNPDHLTKYKLPAGQAYVRAGADVRGDDYFGSSQTRVVGTTLYTPIRYNHRIAWVKASDVQQASSTVPDAGTDRYDMIGRDSAGRIWQYQGTGSASSPYYRRYQAGYGWGSYTAITAMTALRADGTGDFVARDKDGVLWYYRGSGNPDKPYMARLKVGSGWNQYDSLTGMRDLDGDGKADLIARNAAGVIYFYKGTGEPSKPFLPKAQIGTGWQIYDAIVSTGDLNGDGKADFVARDKSGVLWIYTGTGSAASPYDKRVRIGTGWGKYKLLLGPSDLDRDGRGDLVAVDGSGNFWFYRSTGSVTAPFATKSQVGTGWQIYDTLF, from the coding sequence TTGAAGCGGAATCACCGTAGGGACCTCCGGAAGAAACGGCTGCTGTTCGCCGCCGGTGCCGCTGTCGTCGCCACCGCGACGATCAGCACCCTGGCCATCGCCTCCCAGGACCCCGGGTCCACGGACGCGAAGCCGGCATCGCCCTCCGCGGTGCTCCAGGCCCAGTTCGAGAACGCGGCTCGCGAGTTCGACGTGCCGCAGAGCGTCCTGATGGCGGTCTCCTACCGGCAGACGCTGTGGGAGAGCCACGACGGCGAGCCGAGCACCAGCGGCGCGTACAACGTCATGGGGCTGACCCGGGTGACGGCGCAGGACGTCGTCCAGCCGGACTCCGAGGAGCGCGTCGCGCACTTCAACGCGAGCGACAGCCCCGAGGTCGAACGGAAGTACGACGCCGCCAAGGCCGTGAGCACCCTGCCGAAGGAGGCCGTCGACACCAGCGACCCCCGGCTGCACACGCTGGACAAGGCCGCCGGGCTGATCGGCACCGGCATCGACGCGGTCCGCGACAGTACGGAGCAGAGCATCCGCGCGGGTGCGGCGCTGCTGGCGGAGTACCAGCGGGACGCGACCGGCTCGCTGCCGGACGACCCGGGCGGCTGGTACGCCGCGGTGGCCAGGTACAGCCAGTCCCCGGACAAGAAGGGGGCCGACCTCTTCGCCGAGCGGGTCTTCGAGTCGATCAGGACCGGCGAGCAGCAGGTCACGTCCGACGGCCAGCAGGTCGTCCTGGCCGCCGACCCCTCGGTGGAGCCGGTCGAGCCGTCGAAGCTCTCCCTCGCCGCGGCGCCCGCGAGCCCGGCCGCGGCCGCGGCCGTGACGCCGGAGTGCCCCTCGGGCCTGAACTGCAACTTCATCCCGGCCGAGGACCCGAAGAACGGCGCGCGCAACTACAGCCTGGCCAACCGGGCCAACGGCGGGTTCGACATCCGCCAGATCGTCATCCACGACACCGAGGGCGGCTACCAGGGTTCGCTGGACACCTTCCGCAACTCGGCGAGCGGGGCGAGTGCCCACTACCTGATCCGCGCCTCGGACGGCCTGGTCACCCAGCTGGTCGAGAACAAGAACCTGGCGTGGCACGCGGGCAACTGGTCGATGAACATGCACTCGATCGGCGTGGAGCACGAGGGCTACGCGATCAAGTCGGGCAGCTGGTACACGGAGCCGCAGTACGAATCCTCCGCCGCCCTGGTGAAGTTCCTGGCCGGCAAGTACGGCGTCCCGCTCGACCGTGAGCACATCGTCGGCCACGACGAGGTGCCCGGGTCGCTGGACGGCGATGTCGGCGGGATGCACTGGGACGCGGGCCCGTTCTGGGACTGGAACCACTACATGGCACTCATGGGTGCCCCGACCGGGGCCGAGGGCGCCGGCGGCCCGGTCAAGGCCGGCCAGGTGGTCCGGGTCGTTCCCCCGTTCACCACCGCCAACCAGCCGGAGCTGACGTACGGCGGCGCCAACGTCGCCAAGCAGCCGGCGAACTTCGGCTACCTCTACACCTCGCCCTCCACGTCCGGGGCGAAGATCGTCGACCCGTACATGCCGAACGTGAAGGCGACCGACGGCCCGAACTGGGGCAACAAGGTCGTCGCCGGCGGTGAGTACGTCGTCGCCGAGGCCAAGGCCGACTGGACCGCGATCTGGTACGGCGGACAGAAGGCGTGGTTCTCGAACCCCGGCGGCCAGTTCACCGCACGCGTCGGCGGCCAGGCCCCGGCCGTGATCAAGCTGAAGGACGGCGCCACGGCCCGGCTCTACGGCCGCACCTTCCCGGAGGCCGCGGCCTACGAGGGAACGGGCGCCGACGCACCGACGGACAACCCCGACCACCTGACGAAGTACAAGCTGCCCGCCGGGCAGGCGTACGTGCGGGCCGGGGCGGACGTCCGGGGCGACGACTACTTCGGCTCCTCGCAGACCCGGGTCGTGGGCACCACGCTCTACACCCCGATCCGCTACAACCACCGCATCGCGTGGGTGAAGGCGAGCGACGTCCAGCAGGCGAGCAGCACCGTTCCGGATGCCGGGACCGACCGGTACGACATGATCGGCCGGGACAGCGCCGGACGCATCTGGCAGTACCAGGGCACCGGCAGCGCCTCCTCGCCGTACTACCGCCGCTACCAGGCGGGCTACGGCTGGGGCAGCTACACGGCGATCACCGCCATGACCGCGCTGCGGGCGGACGGCACGGGTGACTTCGTGGCCCGCGACAAGGACGGGGTGCTCTGGTACTACCGGGGCAGCGGCAACCCGGACAAGCCGTACATGGCCCGGCTCAAGGTCGGCAGCGGCTGGAACCAGTACGACAGCCTGACCGGCATGCGCGACCTCGACGGTGACGGCAAGGCCGACCTGATCGCCCGCAACGCCGCCGGCGTGATCTATTTCTACAAGGGCACCGGCGAACCGTCGAAGCCCTTCCTGCCCAAGGCCCAGATCGGCACCGGCTGGCAGATCTACGACGCGATCGTCTCCACCGGCGACCTGAACGGTGACGGCAAGGCGGACTTCGTGGCCCGGGACAAGTCCGGGGTGCTGTGGATCTACACGGGCACCGGCTCGGCCGCCTCCCCGTACGACAAGCGGGTGCGGATCGGCACGGGCTGGGGCAAGTACAAGCTGCTGCTCGGACCGAGCGACCTGGACCGTGACGGCCGGGGCGACCTGGTCGCCGTGGACGGTTCCGGGAACTTCTGGTTCTACCGCTCCACCGGCAGCGTGACGGCTCCGTTCGCGACGAAGTCGCAGGTCGGGACCGGGTGGCAGATCTACGACACCCTGTTCTAG
- a CDS encoding trp operon leader peptide, with translation MFAHSTRNWWWTAHPAAH, from the coding sequence ATGTTCGCGCACTCGACCCGTAACTGGTGGTGGACCGCTCATCCGGCGGCCCACTGA
- a CDS encoding anthranilate synthase family protein: protein MNLDRLLSDDCPPFALLRRRTPGHDHDTVEVLIGRVHEVDRLAEIPVGERPSLALVPFRQIAERGFDVRDDGTPLSVLVADESYTMPLDEALDQLPRHEVRVENGAFDVTDEEYAGTVRRVIEDEIGRGEGANFVIRRTFRGEIPGFGRADALALFRRLLAGERGAYWTFVVHTGGGEPEGHSSSGRRATGGRTLVGASPEVHVRMSGGTVVMNPISGTYRYPAEGPSAESLLAFLGDRKETEELSMVVDEELKMMCTVGDMGGVVIGPRLKEMAHLAHTEYELRGRSSLDVREVLKETMFAATVTGSPVQNACRVIERYEDGGRGYYAGALALLHRAPDGTQTLDSPILIRTADIASDGGLRVPVGATLVRHSDPEGEVAETHAKAAGVLAALGVRPARPEAEGARPRLAADPRVRAALDSRRDGLAPFWLRMQERSGQRLGHALVVDGEDTFTAMLGHLLRAAGLDVTVRRYDEPGLREAVRAHAGPVVLGPGPGNPGNAADPKMRLLRAMAAELVREHRHGLLGVCLGHELIAAELGLEIVRKAVPYQGAQTRIDLFGRPETVGFYNSFTARCDGAGAAALAARGIEASRDAESGELHALRGGGFASVQFHPESVLTLRGSEIVTELLAGLPVG, encoded by the coding sequence ATGAACCTCGACAGACTCCTGAGCGACGACTGCCCGCCCTTCGCCCTGCTGCGCAGGCGCACCCCCGGCCACGACCACGACACGGTCGAGGTGCTGATCGGCCGGGTCCACGAGGTGGACCGGCTGGCCGAGATCCCCGTCGGCGAGCGGCCGTCGCTGGCGCTGGTGCCGTTCCGGCAGATCGCGGAGCGCGGCTTCGACGTACGCGACGACGGGACGCCGCTGTCGGTCCTGGTGGCCGACGAGTCGTACACGATGCCCCTGGACGAGGCGCTCGATCAGCTTCCGCGCCATGAAGTGCGGGTGGAGAACGGGGCGTTCGACGTCACCGACGAGGAGTACGCCGGGACCGTGCGGCGGGTGATCGAGGACGAGATCGGCCGGGGCGAGGGGGCGAACTTCGTGATCCGGCGGACCTTCCGGGGGGAGATCCCGGGGTTCGGCCGGGCGGACGCGCTGGCCCTGTTCCGGCGGCTGCTGGCCGGGGAGCGGGGGGCGTACTGGACGTTCGTCGTGCACACGGGAGGCGGCGAGCCCGAAGGGCACTCCTCATCGGGGCGGCGGGCGACGGGCGGGCGGACGCTGGTCGGCGCGAGCCCCGAGGTGCATGTGCGGATGTCCGGCGGGACCGTCGTGATGAACCCCATCAGCGGCACCTACCGCTACCCCGCCGAGGGGCCGAGCGCCGAGAGCCTGCTCGCCTTCCTCGGCGACCGCAAGGAGACCGAGGAGCTCTCCATGGTGGTCGACGAGGAGCTCAAGATGATGTGCACGGTCGGCGACATGGGCGGGGTGGTGATCGGCCCGCGCCTCAAGGAGATGGCCCATCTCGCCCACACCGAGTACGAGTTGCGCGGCCGGTCCTCGCTGGACGTGCGGGAGGTGCTGAAGGAGACGATGTTCGCGGCGACCGTCACCGGCTCCCCCGTGCAGAACGCCTGCCGGGTCATCGAGCGGTACGAGGACGGCGGGCGCGGCTACTACGCGGGCGCGCTGGCCCTGCTGCACCGGGCGCCCGACGGGACGCAGACCCTGGACTCGCCGATCCTGATCCGGACCGCCGACATCGCGTCCGACGGCGGGCTGCGGGTGCCGGTCGGCGCGACGCTGGTGCGCCACTCCGACCCGGAGGGCGAGGTCGCCGAGACCCATGCGAAGGCGGCCGGGGTGCTGGCGGCGCTGGGCGTGCGGCCGGCCCGGCCCGAGGCGGAGGGGGCGCGGCCCCGGCTGGCCGCCGACCCGCGGGTGCGGGCGGCGCTGGACTCCCGGCGGGACGGGCTCGCCCCGTTCTGGCTGCGGATGCAGGAACGCTCCGGCCAACGCCTGGGCCACGCGCTGGTGGTGGACGGGGAGGACACGTTCACCGCGATGCTGGGGCACCTGCTGCGCGCCGCGGGGCTCGATGTCACCGTGCGCCGGTACGACGAGCCGGGGCTGCGCGAGGCCGTGCGGGCGCACGCCGGGCCCGTGGTGCTCGGCCCCGGCCCGGGGAATCCTGGCAACGCGGCCGACCCGAAGATGCGGCTGCTGCGCGCGATGGCCGCCGAGCTGGTGCGGGAGCACCGGCACGGGCTGCTCGGGGTGTGCCTGGGCCATGAGCTGATCGCGGCGGAACTGGGCCTGGAGATCGTCCGCAAGGCGGTGCCGTACCAGGGTGCGCAGACCCGTATCGATCTGTTCGGGCGGCCGGAGACGGTCGGCTTCTACAACAGCTTCACCGCGCGCTGCGACGGAGCGGGGGCGGCCGCGCTGGCGGCGCGGGGCATCGAAGCGAGCCGGGACGCGGAGAGCGGGGAGCTGCACGCGCTGCGCGGGGGCGGGTTCGCCTCGGTGCAGTTCCACCCGGAGTCGGTGCTGACGCTGCGCGGGTCCGAGATCGTGACCGAGCTGCTGGCCGGGCTCCCGGTGGGCTGA
- a CDS encoding 2-hydroxyacid dehydrogenase yields MEILAFGVQSDEKPLIEKAFAGKHDVRCLDVFLNRDTAPIAAGYEIISTSVNADLGGGVLQTLAAGGTQMIAQRSTGFNNIDLDVAERLALRVSRVSSYSPYSVAEFAWTLAMAVNRRVIRAAGRTRDFDFRLDGLLGRDMHGRTAGVIGTGKIGEAFTRIAHGFGMELLGWDVAENPACAELGMRYVDKEQLLAEADVISLHVPLLPSTHHLIDKAALARMKDDAILVNSSRGGLIDTSALVGELRAGRFLGVGLDVYEAEAGLFFLDKSLEGVDDDTLARLVTFPNVIVTSHQAYYTEDAVGQIIDATVQNVDDYLAGRRGDNVLVPARPGS; encoded by the coding sequence GTGGAGATCCTGGCCTTCGGAGTGCAGTCCGACGAGAAGCCGCTGATCGAGAAGGCCTTCGCGGGCAAGCACGACGTCCGGTGCCTGGACGTCTTCCTGAACCGGGACACCGCGCCCATCGCGGCCGGCTACGAGATCATCTCCACCAGCGTCAACGCCGACCTGGGCGGCGGCGTCCTGCAGACCCTCGCGGCCGGCGGCACGCAGATGATCGCCCAGCGCTCCACCGGCTTCAACAACATCGACCTGGACGTCGCCGAACGCCTCGCCCTGCGCGTCTCCCGGGTCTCCTCCTACTCCCCCTACTCGGTCGCCGAATTCGCCTGGACACTCGCCATGGCGGTCAACCGCCGGGTGATCCGGGCCGCCGGCCGCACCCGCGACTTCGACTTCCGCCTCGACGGGCTCCTCGGCCGCGACATGCACGGCCGCACGGCCGGCGTCATCGGCACGGGCAAGATCGGCGAGGCCTTCACCCGGATCGCCCACGGCTTCGGTATGGAGCTGCTCGGCTGGGACGTCGCCGAGAACCCGGCCTGCGCCGAGCTGGGCATGCGCTACGTCGACAAGGAGCAGCTGCTCGCCGAGGCGGACGTGATCAGCCTGCACGTACCGCTGCTGCCCTCGACCCACCACCTCATCGACAAGGCCGCCCTCGCCCGCATGAAGGACGACGCGATCCTGGTCAACTCCAGCCGCGGCGGCCTCATCGACACCTCGGCCCTCGTCGGTGAGCTGCGCGCGGGCCGGTTCCTGGGCGTCGGGCTCGATGTGTACGAGGCGGAGGCCGGGCTCTTCTTCCTCGACAAGTCCCTGGAGGGCGTGGACGACGACACGCTGGCCCGGCTCGTCACCTTCCCGAACGTCATCGTCACCTCGCACCAGGCGTACTACACCGAGGACGCGGTGGGCCAGATCATCGACGCCACCGTCCAGAACGTCGACGACTACCTGGCCGGCCGCCGCGGCGACAACGTCCTGGTGCCCGCGCGCCCCGGGTCCTGA
- a CDS encoding response regulator, translated as MSATHEEGTGQRTIRVMVVDDHPMWRDAVARDLAEAGFDVVATAGDGPQAVRRAGAVTPEVLVLDLNLPGMPGVQVCKTLVGAQPGLRVLVLSASGEHADVLEAVKSGATGYLMKSASTQELTDAVRRTAAGDAVFTPGLAGLVLGEYRRLASEPAPAASDEPKAPELTERETEVLRLVAKGLSYKQIAERLVISHRTVQNHVQNTLGKLQLHNRVELVRYAIERGLDDA; from the coding sequence ATGAGCGCGACACACGAAGAGGGCACCGGGCAGCGGACGATCAGGGTGATGGTGGTCGACGACCACCCGATGTGGCGCGACGCCGTCGCCCGGGACCTCGCCGAGGCGGGCTTCGACGTGGTGGCGACCGCCGGCGACGGGCCGCAGGCCGTCCGCCGGGCCGGAGCCGTCACCCCCGAGGTCCTGGTCCTCGACCTCAACCTGCCCGGCATGCCCGGGGTCCAGGTCTGCAAGACCCTCGTCGGCGCGCAGCCCGGCCTGCGGGTCCTGGTGCTCTCCGCCAGCGGTGAGCACGCCGACGTCCTGGAGGCGGTCAAGTCCGGCGCCACCGGCTACCTGATGAAGTCGGCGAGCACCCAGGAGCTGACCGACGCGGTCCGCCGCACCGCCGCGGGCGACGCCGTCTTCACGCCGGGCCTCGCCGGTCTGGTGCTCGGCGAGTACCGCAGGCTGGCCTCCGAACCGGCCCCGGCCGCCTCCGACGAGCCGAAGGCCCCCGAGCTCACCGAGCGGGAGACCGAGGTGCTGCGGCTGGTGGCCAAGGGGCTCTCGTACAAGCAGATCGCCGAGCGGCTCGTCATCTCGCACCGCACCGTCCAGAACCACGTCCAGAACACCCTGGGCAAGCTCCAGCTGCACAACAGGGTCGAGCTGGTGCGGTACGCCATAGAGCGCGGTCTGGACGACGCCTGA
- the macS gene encoding MacS family sensor histidine kinase — translation MVKRVRVVRMSVEQPLWRALSAYRVLTMLYAVLLAAFARHDYERPWIAITFLSLMSVWTLATLPKVGSAAACTRRFLGADLAIALTGIIVTPLADLQAQHVDGPTLPSIWTAGSVLAFAIKGGWRWAGFASSLVAVANLIERGEPSRDTLHNVMLVWVASIAIGYVVEVARASERTLARALEIEAATRERERLARDIHDGVLQVLAMVQRRGAALGGEAAELGRMAGEQEVALRTLVSSGLVPPTRVSEDVSEGAVVRTVDTDDDEPGDADGGERDLRTLLAPHAGSRVSFAEPGAPVLLPAPAAAELAAAVGAALDNVRAHAGENAQAWILLEDWPHEVIVTVRDDGPGIPEGRLAQAEGEGRLGVALSIRGRLRDLGGTAEVISVPGQGTEVELKVPKVSRGKAGSVR, via the coding sequence ATGGTCAAGCGCGTACGCGTGGTACGGATGTCGGTCGAGCAGCCGCTGTGGCGTGCCCTGTCGGCGTACCGCGTCCTGACGATGCTCTACGCGGTCCTGCTCGCCGCCTTCGCCCGGCACGACTACGAACGGCCCTGGATAGCGATCACCTTCCTGTCGCTGATGTCCGTCTGGACGCTCGCCACCCTGCCCAAGGTGGGCAGCGCCGCCGCCTGCACCAGACGCTTCCTCGGCGCCGACCTGGCCATCGCCCTCACCGGCATCATCGTCACCCCGCTCGCCGACCTCCAGGCCCAGCACGTCGACGGACCGACCCTGCCGTCCATCTGGACCGCGGGCTCCGTCCTGGCCTTCGCGATCAAGGGCGGCTGGCGCTGGGCCGGCTTCGCCTCCAGCCTCGTCGCCGTCGCCAACCTCATCGAGCGCGGCGAGCCCAGCCGCGACACCCTGCACAACGTGATGCTGGTCTGGGTCGCCTCCATCGCCATCGGGTACGTCGTGGAGGTCGCCCGCGCCAGTGAGCGCACCCTCGCCCGCGCCCTGGAGATCGAGGCCGCCACGCGCGAACGGGAGCGGCTGGCCCGGGACATCCACGACGGCGTGCTCCAGGTCCTCGCGATGGTGCAGCGGCGCGGCGCCGCGCTCGGCGGGGAGGCCGCGGAGCTGGGCCGGATGGCCGGGGAGCAGGAGGTCGCCCTGCGCACCCTGGTCTCCAGCGGCCTGGTGCCCCCGACCCGGGTCTCCGAGGACGTCTCCGAGGGCGCCGTCGTCCGCACCGTCGACACGGACGACGACGAGCCGGGCGACGCGGACGGCGGCGAGCGCGATCTGCGTACGCTGCTCGCCCCGCACGCCGGTTCCCGGGTCAGCTTCGCGGAGCCGGGCGCCCCGGTGCTGCTGCCCGCCCCGGCGGCGGCGGAACTGGCGGCGGCCGTCGGCGCGGCCCTGGACAATGTCCGGGCGCACGCGGGGGAGAACGCCCAGGCGTGGATCCTGCTGGAGGACTGGCCGCACGAGGTGATCGTGACGGTCCGGGACGACGGCCCAGGCATCCCCGAGGGGCGCCTCGCGCAGGCCGAGGGCGAAGGGCGGCTCGGCGTCGCCCTGTCGATCCGCGGGCGGCTGCGCGACCTGGGCGGTACGGCAGAGGTGATCTCGGTGCCCGGCCAGGGCACCGAAGTCGAATTGAAGGTTCCGAAGGTTTCACGGGGGAAGGCGGGTTCGGTCCGATGA
- a CDS encoding lysophospholipid acyltransferase family protein: MKFSIGGSLKLAFRPWVEGLENIPERGPAILASNHLSFSDSFFLPAVLDRKVTFIAKAEYFTAPGVKGKLTAAFFKGVGQLPVDRSGARGAGEAAIRAGIEVIESGGLFGIYPEGTRSPDGRLYRGKPGGLARVALATGAPVVPVAMIDTEKIQPPGQVMPKLMRPGIRIGKPLDFSRYHGMEGDRFILRSVTDEVMYEIMKLSGQEYVDIYATAAKRQIADEAKRRTEAAKRTPSGTEADRDGA; this comes from the coding sequence ATGAAGTTCTCCATCGGCGGGTCCCTGAAGCTCGCCTTCAGGCCGTGGGTGGAGGGCCTGGAGAACATCCCCGAGCGGGGGCCCGCGATCCTCGCCAGCAACCATCTGTCGTTCTCCGACTCCTTCTTCCTGCCTGCCGTCCTGGACCGCAAGGTCACCTTCATCGCGAAGGCCGAGTACTTCACCGCGCCCGGCGTCAAGGGCAAGCTCACCGCCGCGTTCTTCAAGGGCGTCGGCCAGCTCCCCGTGGACCGCTCCGGCGCGCGCGGCGCCGGCGAGGCGGCGATCCGGGCGGGCATCGAGGTCATCGAGAGCGGCGGCCTCTTCGGCATCTACCCGGAGGGCACCCGCTCGCCCGACGGCCGGCTCTACCGGGGCAAGCCCGGCGGGCTCGCCCGGGTCGCGCTCGCCACCGGGGCGCCGGTCGTCCCCGTCGCGATGATCGACACGGAGAAGATCCAGCCGCCCGGCCAGGTGATGCCGAAGCTGATGCGCCCCGGCATCCGCATCGGCAAGCCGCTCGACTTCAGCCGCTACCACGGCATGGAGGGCGACCGCTTCATCCTGCGCTCCGTCACCGACGAGGTGATGTACGAGATCATGAAGCTCTCGGGCCAGGAGTACGTCGACATCTACGCGACCGCGGCCAAGCGGCAGATCGCCGACGAGGCCAAGCGGCGGACCGAAGCCGCGAAGAGGACACCGTCGGGCACGGAGGCGGACCGCGACGGCGCCTGA